A genomic window from Wolbachia pipientis includes:
- a CDS encoding succinate dehydrogenase assembly factor 2 — protein sequence MTDTSLLRRKLMYRSWHRGCKETDILLGHFALKYLDKFSLSKLIEYEKIVDLDDYELYCYITCKTNLPPGLNSQIVNLIACFIEANPLCTQD from the coding sequence ATGACAGATACCTCACTACTCAGAAGAAAATTGATGTATAGAAGCTGGCATAGGGGTTGCAAAGAAACCGATATACTTTTAGGGCATTTTGCATTGAAGTATCTTGATAAATTTTCCTTGAGCAAACTAATCGAATACGAAAAAATAGTTGATCTTGATGATTACGAATTATATTGTTACATAACTTGTAAGACAAACCTCCCTCCTGGCTTAAATAGTCAGATAGTCAATTTAATTGCTTGCTTTATTGAAGCTAATCCTTTATGCACTCAAGATTAG
- the zapA gene encoding cell division protein ZapA translates to MQVVEIVIRNNTYKISCESGKKSHLLRLANSFDKLVGSVSQKTGGKGSDALNFLLAALILEDKILELTKRLDEANQEREKYRNEKRIEYIEVLDKVNKIITNLECIKD, encoded by the coding sequence ATGCAAGTAGTAGAAATAGTTATACGTAATAACACATACAAAATATCTTGCGAAAGTGGGAAGAAGAGCCATTTATTACGTCTTGCTAATAGTTTTGACAAGCTAGTTGGTTCTGTATCTCAAAAAACTGGAGGTAAGGGTTCAGATGCATTAAATTTCTTACTTGCAGCGCTAATTCTTGAGGATAAAATTTTAGAATTAACAAAGCGGTTGGATGAAGCAAATCAAGAGCGCGAAAAGTATAGAAACGAGAAAAGAATAGAATATATTGAGGTACTAGATAAGGTAAATAAGATTATCACTAATCTTGAGTGCATAAAGGATTAG
- the rseP gene encoding RIP metalloprotease RseP, which yields MSFALIISVIVFVHEYGHYVVAKACKVKVEFFSIGFGPEIFGFNDKSGTRWKLSAVPLGGYVKMLGDTNAASVPADQKELTEEEKLYSFHTKPRYKKAAVVFAGPFANMILAVIAFTIFFSTAGYYRTLPVIRDVIEGSAAKQAGLLPGDTITQINEHKIKYFEDISRVIMSNPKTRMEIKYSRNNEERRTSLTPLTIESRDVFGNIIERETIGIISVNTLKQSSFLGAVSLSVSETYHTMCLTIKAIFQIIVGKRSASEIGGPIKIAKYSGQSAKKGFIMVVYLMAIISANLAAINLLPIPLLDGGHLFRYIIEAVIRRDLSLKYQKYEATFGAFILFLLMAIAISNDIRSLF from the coding sequence TTGTCATTTGCCTTAATCATTTCTGTTATAGTGTTTGTGCATGAATATGGGCATTATGTTGTTGCCAAAGCATGCAAAGTTAAAGTTGAATTTTTTTCTATAGGTTTTGGTCCTGAAATTTTTGGTTTTAACGATAAGTCTGGAACTAGATGGAAATTAAGCGCTGTTCCATTGGGTGGTTATGTTAAAATGTTAGGGGATACTAATGCAGCGAGTGTCCCAGCTGATCAAAAAGAATTAACTGAAGAAGAAAAGTTGTATTCATTTCATACAAAACCGCGGTATAAAAAAGCAGCAGTGGTTTTTGCAGGACCTTTTGCAAATATGATACTTGCTGTTATAGCTTTTACAATATTTTTTAGCACGGCAGGTTATTACCGCACTCTACCGGTGATTAGGGATGTAATTGAAGGAAGTGCAGCCAAACAAGCTGGCCTATTACCAGGTGACACTATTACACAAATCAATGAACATAAAATAAAATACTTTGAAGATATCTCACGTGTGATAATGTCGAACCCCAAGACGAGAATGGAAATTAAATATAGCAGAAATAATGAGGAGCGTAGAACTAGCCTGACTCCATTGACAATTGAGAGTAGAGATGTTTTTGGCAACATAATAGAAAGAGAAACTATAGGGATTATTTCAGTCAATACATTAAAGCAGTCATCTTTTCTTGGGGCTGTGAGCTTATCAGTAAGTGAAACTTACCACACTATGTGCTTAACGATCAAAGCTATCTTTCAAATTATCGTTGGTAAGAGAAGTGCAAGTGAAATAGGTGGACCAATAAAAATTGCAAAATATTCAGGGCAATCAGCCAAAAAAGGATTTATTATGGTTGTGTATCTCATGGCAATTATTTCAGCTAATTTAGCTGCGATTAACTTGCTACCAATTCCGCTACTGGATGGTGGGCATTTATTTCGTTATATTATAGAAGCAGTTATACGTAGAGATTTAAGTTTGAAATATCAAAAATATGAGGCTACCTTTGGTGCTTTCATTTTGTTCTTGCTGATGGCAATTGCAATTTCGAATGATATTAGGAGTCTTTTTTAA
- a CDS encoding FAD-dependent oxidoreductase: MQLNISFSNLYTRSGLIKLDETFLNYIKSCDESLFCSLIEARENQIGDSQLIIDLSYLFDEFIAKLFNIEKEIEELKKKHNNFAVIYKCKRLFIQRYALKKYINVANIDITNKLSHFLTLPTTEKNFAEQVMHWFEDKENHKEEIELAAQYAVWRVKNKQSILFSIHKKIDHENLMPFSKKEVDKVEVLYSNEVKRRYGFDLTSKKMSLNKALDNAHYCIFCHKQNKDSCSKGLINNDNTFKQSPLKVELHGCPLEQKISEMNLVKSKGYSIASLAIVMIDNPLCAATGHRICNDCMNSCIYQKQEPVNVPMIETRILDDVLSLPYGFEIYSLLSRWNPLNFQRSLPRENTGKNVLVVGLGPAGFNLAHHLLNDGHNVIAIDGLKIEPLIDNFQLIKDFEHEKLSERTAGGFGGVAEYGITSRWDKNYLKIIRLLLERRENFALYGGIRFGGTINVDDAFNLGFDHIALALGSGKPRMIKIKNILARGVRMASDFLMSLQLTGALKFDSIANLQVRMPIIVIGAGLTAIDTATEALAYYPIQVEKFLLRYEILVDKYGEDYVEKDWTEEEHKIANELISHAQLIQAEQELAKKENREIKILELMQSLGGVKVVYRKELKDSPSYRLNSEEVENALSEGIYFVENLEPVEVVTDKYNHAESIKLIDTKSGEIKCMKARSIFIAAGTEPNTVIATEDKKHFKLSNGYFTHLNSSGKEIDPIFSPKMQDKDRILVYRQGNKTISFFGDLHPSYSGSVVKAMASAKNGYPIISQLLNRVNSFISVTPARISESYAQLYECCNVRVTFTKKDVIPVPRHWDPENLILSEYARWLYNKNWIPVSATCMTPPAMRITYKLQHLYTKVLRAGIMSEHLANKEFFNKIKEQFTAKVIKVQYLTDKIVEIVIKAPLAAKNFKPGQFFRLQNFETNSRKANNTNLAMEGIAVTGTEVDKKKELFPLLCLKLAVPLIYVNVLKKVNK; encoded by the coding sequence ATGCAGCTTAATATCTCATTTTCAAATTTATATACTCGCAGTGGATTAATAAAATTGGATGAGACATTTTTGAATTATATTAAATCATGTGATGAAAGCTTGTTTTGTTCATTAATTGAAGCAAGGGAAAATCAGATTGGTGATAGCCAGTTAATAATAGACCTCTCATATTTATTTGACGAGTTCATTGCAAAACTTTTCAACATTGAAAAAGAAATAGAAGAGCTAAAGAAAAAACATAATAACTTTGCTGTGATATATAAATGCAAAAGGTTATTTATCCAACGCTACGCATTGAAGAAATACATTAATGTGGCGAATATAGATATTACTAACAAACTAAGTCATTTTCTCACTTTGCCAACAACAGAAAAAAATTTTGCCGAGCAGGTGATGCATTGGTTTGAAGATAAAGAGAATCACAAAGAAGAAATAGAACTTGCGGCACAATATGCAGTGTGGAGAGTAAAAAATAAACAGAGTATATTATTCAGTATTCATAAAAAAATCGACCACGAAAACCTCATGCCATTTTCTAAAAAAGAAGTGGACAAAGTTGAAGTGCTGTATTCAAATGAAGTAAAAAGACGATATGGTTTTGATCTAACAAGCAAAAAGATGAGTTTGAACAAAGCATTAGATAACGCTCACTACTGCATATTCTGTCATAAGCAAAATAAGGACAGCTGCTCAAAGGGGCTAATTAATAACGACAATACTTTTAAACAGTCCCCACTAAAAGTTGAGCTGCATGGCTGTCCACTAGAACAGAAAATATCAGAAATGAATCTGGTGAAAAGTAAAGGTTACAGCATAGCAAGCCTTGCAATTGTGATGATAGATAACCCATTATGTGCGGCTACTGGGCACAGAATATGCAATGACTGCATGAACTCGTGCATATATCAGAAACAAGAACCCGTGAATGTGCCAATGATTGAAACAAGGATTTTGGATGATGTGCTTAGTTTACCGTACGGATTTGAAATATATTCTCTGCTCAGCCGTTGGAATCCTTTAAATTTTCAGCGTTCATTGCCAAGAGAAAACACCGGAAAAAACGTTCTAGTTGTAGGCCTTGGTCCTGCTGGTTTTAATTTAGCTCATCATTTGTTGAATGATGGGCATAACGTTATCGCCATTGATGGGCTAAAGATTGAACCTTTAATCGATAATTTCCAGCTAATTAAAGATTTTGAACACGAAAAATTGAGTGAACGCACGGCAGGTGGGTTTGGTGGAGTGGCAGAATATGGCATTACTTCTAGGTGGGATAAAAATTACTTAAAGATTATTAGATTACTGCTGGAAAGACGTGAGAATTTCGCACTTTATGGGGGCATTCGTTTTGGTGGCACGATTAATGTTGATGACGCATTCAACTTGGGTTTTGATCACATCGCTTTAGCGCTTGGCTCTGGCAAGCCACGAATGATCAAAATAAAGAATATACTAGCTCGTGGAGTGCGTATGGCATCTGACTTTCTTATGTCGTTACAACTGACTGGCGCTCTTAAATTTGATTCTATAGCAAATCTGCAAGTTCGTATGCCGATAATTGTCATAGGTGCGGGGCTTACTGCGATTGACACTGCCACTGAAGCTTTAGCGTATTATCCAATTCAAGTAGAAAAATTTCTTCTTCGTTATGAGATATTAGTTGATAAGTATGGAGAGGACTATGTTGAAAAAGATTGGACAGAGGAAGAACACAAAATTGCAAATGAGCTCATATCGCACGCACAGTTGATCCAAGCAGAACAAGAGTTAGCAAAAAAAGAGAATAGAGAAATAAAAATATTAGAGTTAATGCAGAGCTTGGGGGGAGTGAAAGTTGTATATAGAAAAGAGCTAAAAGATTCACCAAGTTATCGATTAAATAGCGAAGAGGTGGAAAATGCACTGTCAGAAGGGATTTACTTTGTTGAAAACTTAGAGCCAGTTGAAGTTGTGACGGATAAATATAACCATGCTGAATCAATAAAACTAATAGACACAAAATCCGGCGAAATCAAATGCATGAAAGCACGTTCTATTTTTATAGCAGCAGGTACTGAGCCAAATACAGTTATTGCAACAGAAGATAAAAAGCATTTTAAATTAAGTAATGGGTATTTTACTCATTTGAATTCATCAGGAAAAGAAATAGATCCAATATTTTCTCCTAAGATGCAGGATAAAGACAGAATATTAGTATATAGGCAAGGCAATAAAACAATTAGCTTTTTTGGTGATCTTCATCCTTCGTATAGCGGCAGCGTCGTGAAAGCTATGGCAAGCGCTAAGAATGGTTACCCTATCATTTCTCAGCTTTTGAATAGAGTTAATAGCTTTATTTCTGTCACCCCAGCTAGAATCTCGGAGTCATATGCACAATTGTATGAATGTTGTAATGTAAGAGTAACTTTCACCAAAAAAGATGTCATCCCAGTGCCCAGACACTGGGATCCAGAAAACTTAATTTTAAGTGAGTATGCCAGGTGGTTGTATAATAAGAACTGGATTCCAGTGTCAGCTACTTGCATGACACCACCTGCTATGCGAATTACCTACAAATTGCAGCATTTGTACACTAAAGTGCTACGCGCTGGAATAATGTCAGAACACCTGGCTAACAAAGAATTTTTCAATAAAATCAAAGAGCAATTCACTGCAAAGGTTATAAAAGTTCAATATTTAACAGACAAAATTGTGGAAATAGTGATCAAAGCACCACTTGCGGCAAAGAATTTTAAACCTGGACAATTCTTTAGGTTGCAAAATTTTGAAACCAATAGCAGAAAAGCCAATAATACAAACCTTGCTATGGAAGGTATAGCAGTAACCGGCACTGAAGTAGACAAAAAAAAGGAATTATTTCCTCTATTGTGCTTGAAACTGGCGGTTCCACTAATTTATGTAAATGTTTTAAAGAAGGTGAACAAGTAA
- the fabZ gene encoding 3-hydroxyacyl-ACP dehydratase FabZ, with the protein MQFNISDIIKILPHSYPFLLVDRVIECDPGKSIKAIKNVTFNEPFFIGHFPGHPIMPGVLIIESLAQASAICVLGKESQGTIENKAIYFMSIENAKFRKPVTPGDTLILQANVKNARLSACKFECIACVGEEKVAEATILAMLQNT; encoded by the coding sequence ATGCAATTTAATATCAGTGATATTATAAAAATACTACCACATTCTTATCCGTTTCTCTTAGTAGATAGGGTTATAGAGTGTGATCCTGGTAAAAGTATAAAAGCAATCAAAAATGTGACTTTCAATGAGCCATTTTTTATTGGTCATTTCCCTGGTCATCCAATAATGCCAGGAGTCTTGATAATTGAATCTCTAGCTCAAGCATCTGCTATATGTGTTCTTGGTAAAGAAAGTCAAGGTACAATAGAAAACAAAGCTATTTACTTTATGTCTATTGAAAATGCAAAATTCAGAAAGCCAGTCACTCCAGGGGACACACTGATTCTGCAAGCTAATGTTAAAAACGCACGTTTAAGTGCATGTAAATTTGAGTGTATTGCATGTGTTGGTGAAGAAAAGGTTGCAGAAGCAACGATTTTAGCTATGCTACAAAATACGTAA
- a CDS encoding OmpH family outer membrane protein yields the protein MKYIQLFISVIGLIISLFVGYKFAGYQPQNTKAAIIDSDKVINESLALQNIQQQIKEQNSRLQQEFESELEKLKPSKEEFELLSEEAKKEKTEQFNKHTVNARDAYAKKMLYLEESYRDAVESVFNKIKEVAKKTAEKDNIDLVLFISKKNQVLYSMDEVDLSDMVLNNINKEIPEFALKGIE from the coding sequence ATGAAATATATACAGTTATTTATATCAGTTATTGGCTTAATTATTTCCTTATTTGTGGGGTATAAGTTTGCAGGATATCAACCTCAGAACACAAAGGCTGCCATTATTGATAGTGATAAAGTTATCAATGAATCTCTTGCTCTGCAAAACATACAACAACAAATAAAGGAGCAGAATTCTAGATTACAACAAGAATTTGAAAGTGAGTTAGAAAAACTTAAGCCATCAAAAGAAGAATTTGAACTTTTGTCAGAAGAAGCAAAAAAGGAAAAGACAGAGCAGTTTAATAAGCATACTGTAAATGCTAGAGATGCTTACGCTAAAAAAATGTTGTATTTAGAAGAAAGTTATAGAGATGCAGTAGAGAGTGTTTTTAACAAGATAAAAGAAGTTGCTAAAAAAACGGCAGAAAAAGACAACATAGATTTGGTACTATTTATTTCAAAAAAGAACCAAGTTTTATACTCTATGGATGAAGTTGATTTATCGGATATGGTATTAAACAATATAAACAAGGAAATACCTGAATTTGCTTTAAAAGGCATTGAGTAG
- the bamA gene encoding outer membrane protein assembly factor BamA, which produces MKKLFYILIVIFISFPALLVALENKEKVQIKDIKCIGNERVSNQTVGFYIKLEPGSYVDDDDIDSIIKGLYKTKLFASVNAYIDDKKNLVVKIQENPLINKIILKGNKLFNSKELLNNVIQSKSLTIFTETKLQNDLMNLITTYRNNGKVGVKIEYELNKLDSNRVNLIFKIKEGKTSKIKDMRFIGNKNFSENELEQAIKVHSNDIFSKLFRAMFKGRTRYSPQHLLINIELLDRFYSSKGYIQNNIQPIVEVDNNNQIELTFLIDEGQQYLFGNNEVNIETEIQDLSLKEEILDFITEENDKVFNRVKINNTVEKINKYLNEKGYIFAKVNPEYAQRDNVVDVTYRVLPGKKIYIDQITIDGNDRTLDKVIRSKLSIAEGDAYNISEIQKSRKKLMSSDFFETVKVNSYAVNDNAVNLDLNVKEKRTASLSLAGGMSFPGGAFVKTDFTDRNLFGSGKELSFALEKNKYSLSTNVEVVENNFNDSDTSLGVGVFYEKQDKPHTSFDSCDMGFSTKLSYKVIENLTNSIRYSYKYNRIHMDNKGGKDNDISDIIKRQGGEHQISSVGYTLAYNKLDNLYAPKEGYLLRISQDISGLGGNVNFLKSEFLSFYTHPILSEIDDSIILRFKMAAGHIFSYTDEDLNIGQHFFKGGNEIRGFDFSGIGPRAIDNNKSSLGGKTYFNLTQQVDFPLPKLYDYAGINGSLFVDYATLFGLDDKNEKYKDPYNDSKLIRVSPGFGFSMPSPFGRLRLDFGFPLVKESYDIIPLPNVKFSIEAGI; this is translated from the coding sequence ATGAAAAAGCTATTTTACATACTAATAGTAATTTTTATCTCCTTTCCCGCTCTACTTGTTGCTTTAGAAAATAAGGAAAAAGTACAGATAAAAGATATCAAATGCATTGGCAATGAGCGAGTAAGCAATCAAACAGTAGGGTTTTATATAAAGTTAGAACCTGGTAGCTATGTAGACGACGATGATATAGATTCGATTATAAAAGGTTTATATAAAACAAAGTTGTTTGCTAGTGTTAACGCTTATATCGATGATAAAAAAAATTTAGTAGTAAAAATTCAAGAAAATCCACTAATTAACAAGATAATATTAAAGGGTAATAAATTATTTAACAGCAAAGAGCTGCTAAATAATGTAATTCAATCAAAATCGCTAACTATTTTCACTGAAACAAAATTGCAAAACGATTTAATGAATTTAATCACTACTTATAGAAATAATGGTAAGGTTGGTGTTAAAATTGAATATGAGCTGAATAAGCTTGATAGTAATAGGGTCAATCTAATTTTTAAAATAAAAGAAGGTAAAACCTCTAAAATTAAGGATATGAGATTTATAGGTAACAAAAACTTTTCTGAAAACGAGCTAGAGCAAGCTATTAAAGTGCATAGTAATGACATATTTAGTAAGTTATTTAGAGCCATGTTTAAGGGCAGAACTCGTTATTCACCACAGCATTTATTGATTAACATAGAATTGCTCGATCGTTTTTATTCATCTAAAGGATATATTCAAAATAATATTCAACCGATTGTTGAGGTTGATAATAATAATCAGATAGAATTGACTTTTTTGATTGACGAAGGACAGCAATATTTGTTTGGAAATAATGAGGTTAATATTGAAACTGAAATTCAGGATTTAAGCCTAAAAGAAGAAATATTGGACTTTATAACAGAGGAAAACGATAAGGTATTTAATAGAGTTAAAATTAATAATACAGTAGAAAAAATAAACAAGTATTTAAATGAGAAAGGATATATATTTGCAAAAGTTAATCCAGAGTATGCACAACGTGACAATGTTGTAGATGTGACCTACAGAGTGCTGCCGGGTAAAAAGATTTATATAGATCAAATTACAATTGATGGTAACGATCGCACTTTAGATAAGGTGATCAGAAGTAAGCTAAGTATAGCAGAAGGTGATGCGTACAATATATCTGAGATTCAAAAATCACGTAAAAAACTAATGAGTAGTGATTTTTTTGAAACAGTGAAAGTAAATAGTTATGCAGTTAATGACAATGCAGTAAATCTTGACTTAAATGTTAAAGAAAAAAGAACTGCCTCATTATCTTTAGCAGGAGGTATGTCCTTTCCTGGCGGAGCATTTGTAAAAACTGATTTCACAGATCGTAATTTATTTGGTAGTGGTAAAGAGCTCTCTTTTGCTCTTGAAAAAAATAAATATTCACTTTCTACTAATGTAGAGGTTGTTGAAAATAATTTTAACGATTCTGATACATCACTAGGTGTGGGCGTATTTTATGAAAAACAAGATAAACCACACACTAGCTTCGACAGTTGTGACATGGGATTTTCAACAAAATTATCATACAAAGTTATAGAAAACTTAACTAATTCCATTCGCTACTCTTACAAGTATAACCGTATACACATGGATAATAAGGGTGGAAAAGACAATGACATCTCTGATATAATAAAGAGGCAAGGAGGTGAACATCAGATTTCATCAGTAGGATACACATTGGCATATAATAAACTGGATAATCTTTATGCTCCAAAAGAAGGATATTTATTGCGTATAAGTCAGGATATTTCAGGATTGGGAGGGAATGTAAACTTCCTAAAATCTGAGTTCTTGTCTTTTTACACGCATCCTATATTAAGTGAAATTGACGATAGCATAATACTGCGCTTTAAGATGGCGGCAGGTCATATTTTTTCTTATACCGATGAAGATTTAAACATTGGCCAGCACTTTTTTAAAGGGGGTAATGAGATTAGAGGGTTTGATTTTTCTGGTATCGGACCAAGAGCAATAGACAACAATAAAAGCTCGTTAGGAGGCAAAACTTATTTTAATTTAACACAGCAAGTAGATTTCCCACTACCAAAACTATATGACTATGCTGGTATCAACGGCTCATTATTTGTTGACTATGCAACACTTTTTGGCTTAGATGATAAAAATGAGAAATATAAAGATCCATATAATGATAGTAAGCTTATAAGAGTGTCACCAGGTTTTGGCTTTTCAATGCCTTCTCCTTTTGGTAGACTTAGATTAGATTTTGGGTTTCCTTTAGTAAAGGAATCTTATGATATAATACCATTACCAAATGTTAAATTTTCTATTGAAGCGGGGATTTGA
- a CDS encoding integration host factor subunit beta, with protein MATKSDIIARVAKRHPFLDKIVIAAIIDRFFGILSSTLKHHNRVEIRGFGSFSVRSYNLKETSHLMLQKFTKNQYFKTYFRSSKKLSDLINE; from the coding sequence ATGGCAACAAAGTCTGATATAATAGCGAGGGTAGCAAAAAGACATCCTTTTTTAGATAAGATTGTTATAGCAGCTATAATTGATAGATTTTTTGGGATACTTTCAAGCACATTGAAGCATCATAATAGAGTTGAAATTAGGGGGTTTGGTTCTTTTTCAGTTAGAAGTTATAACTTGAAAGAAACAAGCCATTTAATGTTACAGAAGTTTACAAAGAATCAATACTTTAAAACATATTTTCGTAGCAGTAAAAAATTATCTGATTTGATAAATGAATAA